Proteins from a single region of Theobroma cacao cultivar B97-61/B2 chromosome 10, Criollo_cocoa_genome_V2, whole genome shotgun sequence:
- the LOC18586516 gene encoding UMP-CMP kinase 3 isoform X2: MGTADAASKDVTVRLAEKNPIVVFVLGGPGSGKGTQCANIVQHFGYTHLSAGDLLRAECNSGSENGTMIQNMMNEGKIVPSEVTIELLQKAMLESGNNKFLIDGFPRNEENRAAFEAVTKIEPEFVLFFNCPQEEMERRILNRNQGREDDNIETIRKRFKVFEESSLPVIEYYKARGKVREIDAAKSIEEVFDALKVIFTTTVGKVVTT, from the exons ATGGGAACTGCCGATGCTGCAAGCAAG GATGTAACTGTTAGGTTGGCTGAGAAAAACCCCATAGTGGTTTTTGTTTTAG GTGGTCCGGGTAGTGGGAAAGGCACCCAGTGTGCAAATATTGTGCAACACTTTGGTTATACCCATCTGAGCGCTGGAGATCTTCTTCGAGCAGAATGTAACTCTGGTTCTGAAAATGG AACCATGATTCAAAACATGATGAATGAAGGAAAGATTGTTCCTTCTGAGGTAACAATTGAGCTTCTTCAAAAAGCAATGTTGGAAAGTGGTAATAACAAGTTCCTAATTGATGGTTTTCCTCGTAACGAAGAAAACCGTGCAGCATTTGAAGCTGTT ACTAAGATTGAGCCGGAGTTTGTCCTGTTTTTTAATTGCCCTCAAGAAGAAATGGAGAGGCGTATTCTGAACAGAAACCAG GGAAGAGAAGATGATAACATTGAAACAATAAGGAAGCGATTTAAGGTGTTTGAAGAGTCCAGTCTTCCTGTAATTGAGTACTATAAGGCCAGGGGGAAGGTTCGAGAG ATTGATGCTGCGAAATCCATTGAAGAGGTGTTTGATGCACTTAAAGTTATTTTCACCACAACAGTTGGGAAG GTGGTCACCACCTAG
- the LOC18586516 gene encoding UMP-CMP kinase 3 isoform X1, whose product MGTADAASKDVTVRLAEKNPIVVFVLGGPGSGKGTQCANIVQHFGYTHLSAGDLLRAECNSGSENGTMIQNMMNEGKIVPSEVTIELLQKAMLESGNNKFLIDGFPRNEENRAAFEAVTKIEPEFVLFFNCPQEEMERRILNRNQGREDDNIETIRKRFKVFEESSLPVIEYYKARGKVREIDAAKSIEEVFDALKVIFTTTVGKVKRCNIL is encoded by the exons ATGGGAACTGCCGATGCTGCAAGCAAG GATGTAACTGTTAGGTTGGCTGAGAAAAACCCCATAGTGGTTTTTGTTTTAG GTGGTCCGGGTAGTGGGAAAGGCACCCAGTGTGCAAATATTGTGCAACACTTTGGTTATACCCATCTGAGCGCTGGAGATCTTCTTCGAGCAGAATGTAACTCTGGTTCTGAAAATGG AACCATGATTCAAAACATGATGAATGAAGGAAAGATTGTTCCTTCTGAGGTAACAATTGAGCTTCTTCAAAAAGCAATGTTGGAAAGTGGTAATAACAAGTTCCTAATTGATGGTTTTCCTCGTAACGAAGAAAACCGTGCAGCATTTGAAGCTGTT ACTAAGATTGAGCCGGAGTTTGTCCTGTTTTTTAATTGCCCTCAAGAAGAAATGGAGAGGCGTATTCTGAACAGAAACCAG GGAAGAGAAGATGATAACATTGAAACAATAAGGAAGCGATTTAAGGTGTTTGAAGAGTCCAGTCTTCCTGTAATTGAGTACTATAAGGCCAGGGGGAAGGTTCGAGAG ATTGATGCTGCGAAATCCATTGAAGAGGTGTTTGATGCACTTAAAGTTATTTTCACCACAACAGTTGGGAAGGTAAAGAGGTGTAATATTCTCTAG